Proteins encoded by one window of Clostridium perfringens:
- a CDS encoding dUTP diphosphatase: MIIRIKYFDKATKLKKITKGNWIDVYANKDVFVKCGERAMVPLGFALELPEGWEGHLAPRSSTFKTWGIIQTNSVGVVDDTYIGDNDQWHMPVYCLQGKDIESENGEEVKGTWIRKGDKIGQFRIMEVMPEIEFEEVESFGNKDRGGFGTTGTK; this comes from the coding sequence ATGATAATTAGAATTAAGTATTTTGATAAAGCAACTAAATTAAAAAAAATAACAAAGGGTAATTGGATAGATGTATATGCTAATAAGGATGTATTTGTTAAATGTGGAGAGAGAGCAATGGTACCTTTAGGATTTGCTTTAGAACTTCCAGAAGGATGGGAAGGACATTTAGCACCTAGAAGTTCAACTTTTAAAACTTGGGGAATTATACAAACTAATAGTGTTGGTGTTGTAGATGATACATATATAGGAGATAATGATCAGTGGCATATGCCTGTTTATTGCTTACAGGGAAAAGACATTGAAAGTGAGAATGGGGAAGAAGTTAAAGGAACTTGGATAAGAAAAGGGGATAAAATAGGTCAATTTAGAATTATGGAAGTTATGCCAGAAATAGAGTTTGAAGAGGTAGAATCCTTTGGAAACAAAGATCGTGGTGGATTTGGTACTACAGGAACAAAATAG